The following coding sequences are from one Limnobacter sp. SAORIC-580 window:
- the ybgC gene encoding tol-pal system-associated acyl-CoA thioesterase: MTFKYSLRVYFEDTDAGGIVYYGNYLKFMERARSEWFLQQSIGMKSLMNDHHLVFVVSRTELNYLRSAKLEDVLEISVELTELKRVSAVFKQIVTRNGEVLCEGKTKVGCVNTETLKPSAIPPAVYQQLNQLMP, translated from the coding sequence ATGACATTCAAGTACTCTCTGCGCGTTTATTTTGAAGACACCGATGCCGGGGGCATCGTTTATTACGGCAATTACCTCAAATTCATGGAACGTGCACGAAGTGAATGGTTCCTGCAGCAAAGTATCGGCATGAAATCGCTGATGAATGACCATCATTTGGTGTTCGTTGTCAGCCGAACAGAATTGAACTACCTTCGCTCTGCTAAACTTGAGGATGTACTTGAAATATCAGTGGAACTCACTGAACTTAAGCGAGTTTCCGCAGTCTTCAAGCAAATCGTAACGCGCAACGGCGAGGTGCTGTGCGAGGGCAAAACCAAGGTGGGCTGTGTCAACACGGAAACCCTGAAACCCAGCGCAATACCCCCCGCTGTGTATCAACAACTCAACCAATTGATGCCGTAG
- the purH gene encoding bifunctional phosphoribosylaminoimidazolecarboxamide formyltransferase/IMP cyclohydrolase, with amino-acid sequence MTSNPTIKRALLSVSDKTGILELAKALADRGVEILSTGGTAKLLAEKGLVVKEVSSHTGFPEIMDGRVKTLHPKIHGGILARRDLQSHLDAMEEHGIGAIDLVAVNLYPFDKATAGDNVKLEDAIENIDIGGPAMVRASAKNYTGVTIIVDPADYGKVIDEIKSNDGSTTLKTRSGLAAKAYAHTARYDGAIAAFLTSLTGTEGALEDTPARIEYPEVLSMQFHKVQDMRYGENPHQSAAFYREAKAPVGLLANYRQLQGKELSFNNIADSDAAWECVKTFDAPACVIIKHANPCGVAVAEGTLNAYHKAFKTDPTSAFGGIIAFNRPVDEATAQAVAKQFVEVVIAPSFDEAARTVFFAKQNVRLLEIPVETGMHKFDYKRVGGGLLVQSPDERNVQQSEIKVVSKRQPTEQQWADLMFAWRCAKFVKSNAIVFCKDGMTMGVGAGQMSRVDSARIASIKAQNAGLTLADSAVASDAFFPFRDGLDVVVDAGASCVIQPGGSMRDEEVIAAADERNIVMVLTGVRHFRH; translated from the coding sequence ATGACATCAAATCCAACCATCAAACGCGCGCTGCTGAGCGTGTCCGACAAAACCGGCATTCTTGAGTTGGCCAAAGCGTTGGCCGATCGCGGTGTGGAAATATTGTCCACAGGCGGAACTGCCAAACTGCTGGCTGAAAAAGGCCTGGTCGTGAAAGAAGTAAGCAGCCACACCGGCTTTCCTGAAATTATGGATGGTCGCGTAAAAACTCTGCACCCCAAAATTCACGGTGGCATTCTTGCGCGCCGCGATTTGCAAAGCCACCTGGATGCCATGGAAGAACATGGTATTGGCGCAATCGATTTGGTGGCAGTGAATCTGTATCCCTTCGACAAGGCGACTGCCGGCGACAATGTGAAGCTGGAAGATGCAATTGAGAATATCGACATTGGCGGCCCAGCCATGGTGCGCGCTTCTGCAAAAAACTACACAGGCGTCACTATCATTGTTGACCCCGCCGATTACGGCAAAGTCATCGATGAAATCAAAAGCAATGACGGTTCAACCACACTGAAAACACGCAGTGGTTTGGCAGCGAAAGCTTACGCCCACACTGCGCGCTATGACGGCGCAATTGCTGCCTTTCTGACCAGCCTCACAGGCACTGAAGGCGCACTGGAAGACACACCCGCTCGCATTGAATACCCGGAAGTGCTTTCCATGCAATTCCACAAAGTGCAAGACATGCGCTACGGCGAGAACCCACACCAAAGTGCGGCGTTCTACCGTGAGGCGAAAGCACCCGTTGGCTTGCTGGCCAACTACCGCCAGTTGCAGGGCAAGGAATTGAGCTTCAACAACATTGCTGATTCCGATGCAGCCTGGGAATGCGTCAAAACATTCGACGCCCCCGCCTGTGTCATTATCAAACACGCCAATCCGTGTGGCGTGGCTGTGGCCGAAGGCACATTGAATGCCTATCACAAGGCTTTCAAAACAGACCCCACTTCCGCATTTGGCGGCATCATTGCCTTTAACCGCCCAGTCGATGAAGCCACCGCACAAGCCGTGGCAAAACAGTTTGTCGAAGTGGTCATTGCACCTTCGTTTGATGAAGCCGCACGCACGGTATTTTTCGCCAAACAAAACGTTCGCCTGCTGGAAATTCCAGTAGAGACAGGCATGCACAAGTTTGATTACAAACGCGTGGGTGGTGGCTTGCTGGTGCAAAGCCCCGATGAACGCAATGTGCAGCAAAGTGAAATCAAAGTGGTCAGCAAACGCCAGCCTACCGAGCAGCAATGGGCTGATTTGATGTTCGCCTGGCGCTGTGCGAAATTTGTGAAAAGCAATGCGATTGTGTTCTGCAAGGACGGCATGACCATGGGTGTGGGTGCTGGCCAAATGAGCCGTGTGGATTCTGCACGCATTGCATCCATCAAGGCACAAAACGCAGGCCTTACTTTGGCCGATAGCGCTGTTGCATCCGATGCATTCTTCCCCTTCCGCGATGGTCTGGATGTGGTGGTCGATGCAGGCGCAAGCTGCGTAATTCAGCCCGGTGGTTCCATGCGCGACGAGGAAGTGATTGCAGCGGCCGATGAACGTAACATTGTGATGGTGCTGACCGGTGTGCGCCACTTCCGCCATTAA
- the ruvA gene encoding Holliday junction branch migration protein RuvA — protein sequence MIGRLKGTLLEKNAPWVLVDVQGVGYELQVPMSTLFNLPEINGICTLLTHLVVREDAHTLYGFQNIAEKNLFKTLIKVSGIGPRTALAILSSISTHDFLLAVQSQETARMVKIPGIGKKTAERLLLELKGQIVALGGTANIAEGMPLPIGNQSEIVQALCALGYSDKEAALACKGLPEGTSVTDGLKLALRNLSKG from the coding sequence ATGATTGGTCGCCTGAAAGGCACTTTGCTCGAAAAAAATGCACCCTGGGTTCTGGTCGATGTTCAAGGTGTTGGCTATGAACTGCAGGTGCCCATGAGCACGTTGTTCAACTTGCCGGAAATTAATGGCATTTGCACCTTGCTTACTCATCTGGTTGTTCGCGAAGACGCGCACACCCTGTACGGCTTTCAAAACATTGCGGAAAAAAACCTGTTCAAAACCTTGATCAAGGTGTCAGGCATTGGTCCGCGAACTGCCTTGGCCATTTTGTCGTCTATTTCCACCCACGACTTTCTGCTGGCCGTACAAAGCCAGGAAACAGCGCGCATGGTGAAAATTCCCGGCATTGGCAAGAAAACAGCTGAACGTTTGTTATTGGAACTGAAAGGACAAATTGTGGCACTGGGCGGCACCGCCAATATTGCAGAAGGCATGCCACTGCCAATTGGAAATCAAAGCGAAATTGTTCAAGCCCTGTGCGCACTGGGTTATTCTGACAAAGAAGCCGCGCTGGCCTGCAAGGGTCTGCCCGAGGGCACCAGTGTCACTGATGGCTTGAAGCTGGCACTACGCAATTTGTCAAAAGGCTAA
- a CDS encoding Fis family transcriptional regulator: protein MKPNDSDLSPITISECIRNNLDKFFDDLEGECAKSVYDMVLSAVERPMLEVVMEKANMNQTIASQMLGINRNTLRKKLQQHGLI, encoded by the coding sequence ATGAAACCCAATGACAGCGATCTAAGTCCCATCACCATTTCAGAGTGCATACGCAATAACCTGGACAAGTTCTTTGACGATCTTGAAGGTGAATGCGCCAAGTCGGTTTACGACATGGTGCTGTCTGCCGTGGAGCGACCCATGCTCGAGGTGGTCATGGAAAAAGCCAACATGAACCAAACCATTGCAAGCCAAATGCTGGGCATCAACCGCAACACACTGCGCAAAAAACTGCAGCAACACGGCCTCATCTGA
- a CDS encoding WS/DGAT/MGAT family O-acyltransferase, translating to MARNIPLLDASWLYVESKEAPMHVGSMAIFTVPEGETTQQAVGRIVQLLRNSVEFAPPFNYRLSSPRLLTLMPKWIEADKIDLDYHFRHSALPAPGGERELGTLISRLHSHPLDFRKPLWEMHLIEGLYGNRFALYTKMHHSLMDGVGGMRLMERIFGKSAKESMSLPAPWSVGTISRKKKNTEPQHFADQAREAWEAAKLSGQSLPAAGRALMDLMREAVKPTDPALATPFSGPKSIVNKRVGGARRLATQTYPLERIRAVAEAAKVSVNDIFLAICSSSIRRYLLERDALPSESLTAGLPVSVRPADDLDGGNAISFIIANLYTTESDPLTRLKEIRRSTQLAKANLQAMPKEAINNYTIMLMAPMMLQLVSGLGGLTRPIFNTVISNVPGPSRDLYFSGCRLEQFYPISLIPHGQALNITVVSYSGQFNVAFTGDHDALPSMQRLSVYTGEALEELEAALGVTWESKRVEPIVSSKATTEKRPVAAKKPAVRKPATAKVGASKPVKAAED from the coding sequence ATGGCGAGAAATATCCCATTGCTGGATGCATCCTGGCTGTACGTCGAATCAAAAGAAGCGCCCATGCATGTAGGCAGCATGGCAATTTTCACTGTGCCAGAGGGCGAAACCACTCAACAAGCCGTTGGCCGGATCGTTCAGTTGCTGCGAAACTCCGTGGAGTTTGCACCGCCTTTCAATTACCGTTTGTCCAGTCCCCGCTTGTTGACCTTGATGCCCAAATGGATTGAGGCTGACAAAATTGATCTGGATTATCACTTCCGTCACAGCGCTTTGCCGGCACCTGGCGGTGAACGCGAATTGGGTACACTGATTTCCCGTCTGCATTCTCACCCGCTGGATTTTCGAAAACCACTGTGGGAAATGCACCTGATTGAAGGCCTTTACGGCAATCGTTTCGCCTTGTACACCAAAATGCACCATTCGCTGATGGACGGTGTGGGTGGTATGCGTTTGATGGAGCGCATTTTTGGCAAGTCTGCAAAAGAAAGTATGTCGCTGCCTGCCCCTTGGTCTGTTGGCACCATTAGCCGAAAGAAAAAGAACACTGAACCCCAGCACTTCGCGGACCAGGCTCGGGAAGCCTGGGAGGCTGCAAAGCTCAGTGGGCAATCCTTGCCCGCCGCGGGTCGTGCACTCATGGATTTGATGCGAGAAGCGGTCAAACCCACAGATCCGGCTTTGGCCACACCGTTTTCAGGTCCGAAATCAATTGTGAACAAGCGCGTGGGTGGAGCCCGCCGACTGGCCACTCAAACATATCCGCTAGAGCGTATTCGCGCCGTGGCCGAGGCGGCCAAGGTGAGTGTGAACGATATTTTTCTGGCGATTTGTTCGAGTTCCATTCGTCGCTATTTGCTGGAACGTGATGCCTTGCCGTCCGAGTCGTTGACAGCCGGTTTGCCAGTGTCCGTGCGCCCGGCCGACGACCTGGATGGCGGCAATGCGATCAGTTTTATTATCGCCAACCTGTACACCACGGAAAGTGATCCTCTGACTCGTTTGAAGGAAATTCGTCGTTCGACGCAATTGGCCAAGGCCAATTTGCAAGCCATGCCCAAAGAAGCGATCAACAACTACACCATTATGTTGATGGCGCCGATGATGTTGCAATTGGTGTCAGGCTTGGGTGGTTTGACACGGCCAATTTTCAACACGGTAATTTCAAATGTACCGGGCCCCTCACGCGACCTGTATTTTTCGGGTTGTCGTCTGGAACAGTTTTATCCAATCTCCTTGATTCCTCACGGGCAGGCTTTAAACATCACGGTGGTAAGTTACTCGGGCCAGTTCAATGTGGCGTTTACTGGCGATCACGATGCCTTGCCTTCCATGCAGCGTTTGTCGGTGTACACCGGCGAGGCACTGGAAGAGCTTGAAGCCGCGTTGGGCGTGACGTGGGAAAGCAAGAGGGTTGAGCCGATTGTTTCTAGCAAGGCAACCACTGAAAAGCGACCTGTAGCGGCGAAGAAGCCGGCGGTGCGAAAGCCAGCCACGGCGAAAGTGGGTGCAAGTAAGCCGGTGAAAGCGGCTGAGGATTGA
- the ruvB gene encoding Holliday junction branch migration DNA helicase RuvB codes for MIEPDRLISPSKTTPAEEAFERALRPKHLDEYVGQQKIRDQLDIFIAAARARKEALDHVLLFGPPGLGKTTLAHILAREMGVNLRQTSGPVLERPGDLAALLTNLEANDVLFIDEIHRLSPVVEEILYPALEDYQIDIMIGEGPAARSVKLDLQPFTLVGATTRAGMLTNPLRDRFGIVSRLEFYTPEELSRIVARSANLLDTPAEASGCLEIARRSRGTPRIANRLLRRVRDYAQVKADGVITAAVADAALSMLDVDKVGLDPMDRRLLETIIHKFGGGPVGLESVAAAIGEEKDTIEDVIEPYLIQQGYIQRTPRGRIATLNTYAHFGLTAPASLAGTHAANSQQGDLL; via the coding sequence ATGATTGAACCCGATCGCCTCATCAGCCCAAGCAAAACCACTCCCGCCGAAGAAGCCTTTGAGCGCGCATTGCGCCCCAAGCATTTGGACGAATATGTGGGGCAACAAAAAATTCGCGATCAACTCGATATCTTTATCGCAGCAGCGCGCGCGCGCAAAGAAGCACTTGACCACGTGCTGCTATTTGGCCCGCCTGGCTTGGGCAAAACCACACTGGCCCATATTCTGGCCCGTGAGATGGGTGTAAACCTGCGCCAAACTTCAGGCCCGGTGCTTGAACGCCCAGGCGACTTGGCGGCATTGCTGACCAACCTTGAAGCCAACGATGTGTTGTTCATCGATGAAATTCACAGATTGTCGCCTGTGGTGGAAGAAATTTTGTATCCCGCGCTTGAAGACTATCAAATCGACATCATGATCGGCGAAGGGCCAGCGGCTCGAAGCGTGAAACTCGATTTGCAGCCATTCACGCTGGTGGGTGCCACTACCCGTGCCGGCATGTTGACCAACCCGCTGCGCGACCGGTTTGGCATTGTGTCCAGGCTTGAGTTTTACACCCCCGAAGAGCTTTCGCGCATTGTGGCTCGTTCAGCCAATTTGCTGGACACCCCGGCAGAGGCCTCCGGCTGCCTGGAAATTGCACGCCGCTCACGCGGCACTCCACGCATCGCCAACCGCCTGTTGCGCCGAGTTCGCGATTATGCGCAGGTGAAAGCCGATGGCGTAATTACTGCTGCTGTGGCCGATGCTGCCCTAAGCATGCTAGACGTGGACAAAGTGGGCCTGGATCCGATGGATCGCCGATTACTGGAAACCATCATCCACAAATTTGGTGGCGGGCCAGTGGGGCTCGAAAGTGTGGCCGCTGCAATTGGTGAGGAAAAAGACACGATCGAGGACGTGATTGAACCCTATCTGATTCAGCAAGGCTACATTCAACGCACGCCTCGTGGCCGCATTGCAACCTTGAATACTTACGCACACTTTGGTTTGACTGCACCAGCCAGTTTGGCGGGCACGCATGCAGCAAATTCGCAGCAAGGCGATTTGCTGTAG
- the tolB gene encoding Tol-Pal system beta propeller repeat protein TolB: MNYANQAMYLPSTTTLWLRLQRAARALLAVAAFAAVSTSAQAQLKIDITGVGTNQIAFSAAPFQGNQGLPEDIKKVIEDDLVRSGFFRAINTTSNVELNESTLIDPSAWKSIGVDALIVGSVKKLPDGRLDLRFNLHDTAQQKSLGKFSYVIAPSALRLHAHKIADFVYEKMLGEKGVFSTRLAYVEKAPGRYRLIIADADGANPQVALASKEPIISPAWSPDGTQLAYVSFETRKPVVFVHTLATGRRKAMANFKGSNSAPAWSANGQQLAVVLTKDGGSQIFSMNADGSGLNRLTSTGGINTEPAYSHDGRSIYFTSDRGGGPQIYRMSTNGGDAARVTFEGGYNISPRISPDDKTLTYVTRRDGQFRIAALDLAGGTEMLLTNTGRDESPSFAPNGRYILYATKSGGKGTLAVVSKDGRIKYTLSSSGADISEPTWGPFIND, encoded by the coding sequence ATGAACTACGCCAACCAAGCCATGTATTTACCATCAACAACTACGCTGTGGCTTCGCCTGCAGCGAGCCGCGCGCGCCCTGCTGGCTGTCGCTGCGTTTGCTGCAGTGTCAACATCTGCGCAGGCACAACTGAAAATTGACATCACCGGGGTGGGCACCAATCAAATTGCATTCTCGGCAGCACCTTTCCAAGGCAACCAGGGTTTGCCTGAAGACATCAAAAAGGTGATCGAAGACGACTTGGTGCGAAGTGGTTTTTTTCGGGCCATCAACACCACCAGCAATGTTGAATTGAATGAATCCACGCTGATCGACCCCTCTGCCTGGAAATCAATTGGCGTGGACGCCCTGATCGTGGGTTCGGTGAAAAAGCTGCCTGACGGGCGCTTGGACTTGCGCTTTAACCTGCACGACACAGCCCAGCAAAAGTCACTCGGCAAATTCAGCTATGTGATTGCACCCTCAGCCTTGCGCCTGCATGCCCACAAAATTGCCGATTTTGTGTACGAAAAAATGCTGGGTGAGAAAGGTGTGTTTTCCACGCGCCTGGCCTATGTTGAAAAAGCCCCTGGTCGCTACCGCCTGATTATTGCGGATGCCGATGGTGCCAACCCACAAGTAGCCCTGGCATCCAAAGAACCCATTATTTCGCCAGCCTGGTCGCCAGACGGCACACAACTTGCATATGTTTCATTCGAAACGCGCAAACCTGTTGTGTTTGTTCACACACTTGCAACAGGTCGCCGCAAGGCAATGGCGAATTTCAAAGGCAGCAACAGTGCGCCAGCCTGGTCAGCCAATGGCCAGCAACTTGCAGTGGTGCTGACCAAAGATGGTGGATCACAAATTTTCTCGATGAATGCCGATGGATCAGGCCTGAACCGATTGACCAGCACCGGTGGAATCAACACCGAACCCGCTTACAGTCACGATGGTCGAAGCATCTATTTCACTTCTGACCGAGGAGGTGGCCCACAAATTTACCGAATGAGCACAAATGGTGGTGATGCGGCACGCGTAACATTCGAAGGTGGATACAATATCTCGCCTCGAATTAGTCCCGATGACAAAACATTGACATATGTGACTCGTCGAGACGGGCAATTTCGAATCGCCGCACTGGATTTGGCAGGTGGCACAGAAATGCTGCTGACAAATACTGGGCGCGACGAAAGCCCAAGCTTCGCACCGAATGGCCGTTACATTTTGTATGCGACCAAGTCGGGCGGCAAAGGGACCCTGGCCGTGGTGTCAAAAGACGGACGAATCAAGTACACCTTGAGCAGTTCGGGCGCTGACATTTCGGAACCCACCTGGGGCCCGTTCATAAATGATTGA
- the pal gene encoding peptidoglycan-associated lipoprotein Pal — protein sequence MKHSMVKYLAISAMVAVLAACSSAVPLNDKPTVESKTGTAPGSGDGRAVPTVTPGDADPLNDPQGVLAKRSVYFDYDSYTVKSEYRELVQNHAKYLVANPNRKVVIQGNTDERGGAEYNLALGQRRADAVKTLMLALGVKEGQIETVSFGKEKPKATGSNEAAYAENRRSDIAYQ from the coding sequence ATGAAACACTCAATGGTCAAGTACTTGGCGATTTCCGCAATGGTGGCCGTATTGGCCGCTTGTAGCTCTGCCGTTCCTTTGAACGACAAGCCTACAGTTGAATCAAAAACCGGCACAGCGCCTGGTTCTGGTGACGGCCGCGCCGTACCCACAGTAACCCCAGGTGATGCCGATCCCCTGAACGATCCTCAAGGCGTGCTGGCCAAGCGCAGCGTTTATTTCGACTACGACAGCTACACTGTCAAGTCAGAGTACCGTGAGCTGGTTCAAAACCACGCCAAATACCTGGTTGCCAACCCCAACCGCAAAGTTGTTATTCAAGGCAACACCGACGAACGCGGTGGCGCTGAATACAACCTGGCCTTGGGCCAGCGCCGTGCCGACGCAGTGAAAACGCTGATGTTGGCTTTGGGCGTAAAAGAAGGTCAGATTGAAACAGTCAGCTTCGGCAAAGAAAAGCCAAAAGCAACTGGTAGCAACGAAGCCGCTTACGCTGAAAACCGTCGCTCTGACATCGCTTATCAGTAA
- the tolQ gene encoding protein TolQ translates to MDISTDMSFISLIAEASLVVQLVMLILVMISLISWATIFKKWAVLKRTKQQADKFEEEFWSGGDLNTLFQRAGMRRNDAGPLERIFEAGMSEFLRARDKKGLTDYSLIIDGARRAMKAAFQRENEILERNLPFLASAGSVSPYIGLFGTVWGIMHAFVGLANVQQATLASVAPGIAEALIATAIGLFAAIPAVVAYNRYANDIDRLSTQFESFVEEFLNILQRQH, encoded by the coding sequence ATGGATATCTCTACCGACATGTCGTTCATTTCCCTGATCGCAGAGGCCAGCCTGGTTGTCCAGTTGGTCATGCTGATTCTGGTCATGATTTCCCTCATTTCATGGGCCACCATTTTCAAAAAATGGGCCGTATTGAAGCGCACCAAGCAACAGGCCGACAAATTTGAAGAAGAATTCTGGTCGGGCGGAGACCTGAATACCCTGTTTCAACGCGCCGGCATGCGCCGCAACGATGCAGGCCCGCTTGAACGTATTTTCGAGGCTGGCATGAGCGAGTTTCTTCGCGCCCGCGACAAAAAAGGTTTAACTGATTATTCCCTGATCATCGACGGTGCCCGCCGCGCCATGAAAGCCGCATTCCAGCGCGAGAATGAAATTCTGGAACGCAATCTCCCCTTTCTCGCATCGGCCGGTTCCGTCAGCCCCTACATTGGCCTGTTCGGCACGGTGTGGGGCATCATGCATGCCTTCGTGGGCTTGGCCAATGTGCAACAAGCCACCCTGGCGTCAGTAGCACCGGGCATTGCTGAAGCGCTGATTGCTACCGCAATCGGTCTGTTCGCCGCCATTCCGGCAGTGGTGGCTTACAACCGCTACGCCAATGACATTGATCGCTTGTCTACCCAGTTTGAATCTTTCGTTGAAGAATTTTTGAACATTCTGCAACGCCAACACTAA
- the tolR gene encoding protein TolR: protein MKAELGRKSRRAMNEINVVPYIDVMLVLLIIFMVTAPMITPSVIDLPSMANTNPPKQMRPIEVTVRQVGNLLVKDMKTNKTTEVTLENLAAEVKKLQADEPDRPVVISAEKAIQYQAVVDAMDALQNAQIQKVGLLVKPKSK, encoded by the coding sequence ATGAAAGCCGAACTTGGACGAAAATCCAGACGCGCCATGAACGAGATCAATGTGGTGCCCTACATTGACGTGATGTTGGTGTTGCTGATCATTTTCATGGTCACGGCCCCAATGATTACTCCATCAGTGATTGATTTGCCGTCCATGGCCAACACCAATCCACCCAAGCAAATGCGCCCCATCGAAGTGACTGTACGCCAGGTGGGCAATTTGCTGGTCAAGGACATGAAAACCAATAAAACCACCGAAGTGACTTTGGAAAACCTGGCCGCTGAAGTGAAAAAATTGCAGGCCGACGAGCCAGATCGCCCTGTGGTCATTTCAGCCGAGAAAGCCATTCAGTATCAGGCCGTGGTTGACGCAATGGATGCTTTGCAAAACGCACAAATCCAGAAAGTCGGCCTGCTGGTGAAACCGAAAAGCAAATGA
- a CDS encoding energy transducer TonB, producing the protein MSADLTRPRNGWEFTPAHQELLSKMSKESGLEARLDPPVDHTGEKAGLTVSVLAHLTLVAFFVVGLNWNTEEPAAFEAVLWSEMPANEPIAVQQPKPEPVPEPEPPKPVVETPPPPKPVEPPKADIELPKPEPKKKPEPKPEPKKPEPKPEPKKPEPKPEPKKPEPKPEPKKPEPKIDPEVAKKLRQEELARIMGGAPNTGSTSAGTSRNKALYSDRIRQYVRSKLVFPGADTVDGNPEAVFEVKQLPNGEIVSITQKKSSGLPAWDSAVERALQRSSPLPRAEDGSVEPVLVLSFRPKDV; encoded by the coding sequence ATGAGCGCAGACTTAACCCGACCACGCAACGGCTGGGAATTCACACCAGCCCACCAAGAATTGCTTTCCAAAATGAGCAAGGAAAGCGGGCTTGAGGCACGCCTTGACCCCCCGGTGGATCACACTGGCGAAAAGGCAGGGCTGACCGTGTCCGTGCTTGCGCATTTAACTTTGGTGGCGTTTTTTGTGGTGGGGTTGAACTGGAACACAGAGGAACCGGCTGCGTTTGAAGCAGTGTTGTGGTCTGAAATGCCGGCCAATGAGCCAATTGCCGTGCAACAGCCCAAACCCGAACCAGTGCCAGAACCCGAGCCACCGAAGCCTGTGGTTGAAACACCGCCACCACCCAAGCCAGTGGAGCCACCCAAAGCCGATATCGAATTGCCCAAACCCGAGCCCAAGAAGAAGCCCGAGCCAAAGCCAGAACCGAAAAAACCCGAGCCCAAGCCAGAACCAAAAAAGCCGGAGCCAAAGCCAGAACCGAAAAAACCCGAACCCAAGCCTGAGCCGAAGAAGCCAGAACCCAAAATTGATCCTGAAGTGGCCAAGAAACTGCGCCAGGAAGAGCTTGCGCGCATTATGGGTGGAGCGCCCAATACCGGCAGCACCTCTGCCGGCACCAGTCGAAACAAAGCGCTGTACAGTGACCGAATTCGGCAATATGTACGCAGTAAACTGGTGTTTCCCGGAGCCGACACAGTCGACGGAAACCCGGAAGCAGTGTTCGAGGTCAAGCAACTTCCCAACGGGGAGATTGTCTCTATTACACAGAAAAAAAGCAGTGGGTTGCCAGCGTGGGACAGCGCTGTGGAGCGTGCCTTGCAGCGCTCCAGCCCGCTACCCAGGGCCGAAGACGGTTCAGTTGAACCAGTGCTTGTCCTCTCATTCCGTCCAAAAGACGTTTAA
- the ruvC gene encoding crossover junction endodeoxyribonuclease RuvC has translation MRILGIDPGLRITGYGVVDIIESQQIYVASGVIRSNSDASLPDRLHTLFTGLCELADLYKPQVAVVEKVFVNVNPQSTLLLGQARGAVLTALTHSGLAVTEYTALQIKQAIVGHGKANKEQVQEMVKRLLKLPAHPSADAADALAAALTHAQSSKLLGALAAKDLPASIFKTRTRKGRTSWK, from the coding sequence ATGCGCATACTTGGCATAGACCCGGGCCTGCGCATCACCGGTTACGGCGTGGTCGATATCATTGAAAGCCAACAGATTTACGTGGCCAGTGGTGTGATCCGATCCAATTCCGACGCTTCCCTGCCCGACCGTTTACACACCCTGTTCACTGGGCTTTGCGAACTGGCCGATCTGTACAAACCCCAAGTGGCCGTAGTTGAAAAAGTGTTTGTGAACGTGAACCCGCAATCAACGCTGCTGCTTGGTCAAGCACGTGGTGCGGTGCTCACCGCACTCACCCACAGTGGGCTCGCAGTAACTGAATACACCGCGTTGCAAATCAAGCAAGCAATTGTTGGGCATGGCAAAGCCAACAAAGAACAGGTGCAGGAAATGGTGAAACGTTTGCTCAAGCTGCCAGCCCACCCTTCAGCCGATGCGGCCGATGCCTTGGCCGCGGCCTTAACCCACGCACAAAGCAGCAAACTGTTGGGTGCACTGGCTGCCAAAGACCTGCCTGCCAGTATTTTCAAAACACGCACCCGAAAGGGCCGCACCAGCTGGAAATGA